GCCAACCCGGCCGACTCCACTTCAAGGCTGATACGCAGTTCAAGAATCGCCAGTACATCGCGCAAGGTCACAACGGTCGCCGGGTCGATCCGAAAACCGCTCGGGCTCGGCGTATCCAGCACAAAGGTGCCGATACCGTGCCGGGTCTCGACCTGCCCGGCGGCCTGCAGACGGGAAATCGCCTCGCGCACCACCGTGCGGCTGACGCCATGCGCTTCCATGATCGCTGACTCGGTGGGCAACTTGTCGCCACGCTTGAGCATGCCGTCGCGGATCTGCTCGGACAGCACCGTCACCAACTCTTGCGCGAGGCTGCGGCGCTTGCGAGGGAGGCGGGGTACGTCGGTCTGGTTATCCATGGTGAACATTTTTCTCGAATTCAAAGGGATCGGGAGCACTGATCATTAAAGCAGCCGAACAATCGACTTGGCGGATCTGTACGCGGCACTGCACTGCCCCCGTATAGGCGCATGATAGCTCAAGCGAGTTGTACGATCACCTGCTGACCGCCAATACCTTGTACCCCCCCTCCCCCGCTGCAGCCCCCAGCCGCCGCCGCTTTGCAAAAAAAGGACACATAATTTTCCCTACAGCATTAGCTGAGCCCTCCCGCACAAAACCCAGCCACCGCTGATACGTATCCTGTTTCAGTTTGCCCACGCTGCCCAGCTCACTTCAGATAAAGAATCTTTAGCCATGCTGAGCCCCGACACACGCGACAAAAGGCCCCAAGACGAAACCATCCCCTCATCATTACCCACCGCAACCTCCATCCTGCTGCTCGCTGGCCTGTGGACGCTCCCTGCACAAGCACTGGCGTACCACGAACAGGGGAATTTGCACGACGCCGCCAGCTGGCGCAGCGATGAGTTCAAGCTGAACTGGGGGCTGGGCGCCATTGGCGCGGATGCGGCCTATGCCCGCGGGCTCAGTGGCAGCGGGATACGCCTGGGCATTGTCGACACCGGCGTTGACCTGCGCCATGGCGAATTCGCCGGAAAACCTCATTACGCACTTCGCCTGGCAGATCCCGGGTGCGAAAGAGAGACACTGCCCACCGATACGTCCGATGGATGCTTTCTCAGCGATGGCGACCGCGCCAGCATCGAGTACAACGACTTGCCGCCGCAGGCTCTGGCCGCACTGCAAGAACTGGTGGCAGACGGCGAGCTCACCCAGGATGAACTCACCCAGTACATCGACACGCTGGGGACCCAATACAACGGCCACGGCACCCACGTTGCCGGGATCATGCTGGCCAATCGCGATGGCGCAGGCAGCCACGGTGTTGCCTATGCAGCCAACCTGAGCACGGTGCGATCGTTCAGCAATACCTACAACTTTCTCCCGCCTTCGTTTGACAACACCCAGCTCGTCGAGCCAACGCCCCCCGATGCATTTATTACAGCCTATGCCCGGTTCCAAGAGCAGAACGTGCGCGCCATCAACCACAGCTGGGGCCTTTCCACCAGGCTGGACACCGCAGAAGAACTGGATACGGCCCTGCAAGGCATACGCCCGGGGTTAGGCGCCACACTTGCCCGTGGTTCACAAAGCACAGGGGTTTTACAGGTTTTTGCGGCGGGCAATGTCCGCGACCAGAACCCGGGCGAGTCCCCGCAAACGGCCCCTTTTGCCGGCATGCTCGCCACGCTGCCCAGGGCCATGCCCGAGCTTGAGCCGTACTGGCTGAGTGTGGTCAATGTAAACCGCAGCCTTGGCCTCAAAGCCGGTTCGATGCGCTGTGGTTACAGCATGGACTGGTGCCTCGCCGCCCCGGGCACCGAGGTCAAATCCGCCATCGTCAGCGGCGAGATCGATGTCGAAAAACTCTATGACACAGACGGCGAGGTCAATGGATTCAGGACCGTGGCCGACCGCCCGACCTTTGGCTATGCCACCTATACCGGCACCTCCATGGCCACCCCCCATGTCACCGGCGCGCTCGGTGTGTTGATGGAGCGCTTTCCCTATTTGAGCAACACGCAGATCCGCGATGTGTTGCTGACCACTGCGCAAGACCTGGGTGACCCCGGCGTGGATGACGTGTATGGCTGGGGCCTGGTCGACCTCAAAAAGGCCATCGACGGGCCTGGGCAACTGCGCGTCGACACCACTGTGGCCATGGACCGCCGGGCCGGTGGCGCGGTGGTCTGGCAAGGCGGCGCCTGGGATGACTGGCGCAACGACATCAGTGGCCCGGGCCGACTGGGCAAAACCGGCGATGGCTGGCTGCGCCTCAGCGGCGACAACAGCTTTGCAGGGGCGACTCTCAACGGTGGCATCCTGGAACTCGATGGTCACAACCGCTTCACCCGCGATATCAATGTCGCGGGCGGGTTATTGCGACTCAACGGCACCTTGCAGGGCACTGACCTCAACGTGACCGGCGGCATCGCCCATATCAGCGGCCGGCAAACCGACGCCATGACCCGGGTGGGCACGGCCGGTTTTCTCAGCGGCGATGGCACACTGGCTGACACCCAAGTGCTGGGCACGATTGCCCCCGGCAGTGAACAGCGCCCGCTGACGGTCAACGGCGACTACCAGCAAGGCCCGGGCTCGACGCTGATCGCCACGGCGGGAAAAAACCCTGACACACCGGCGCTGCAGGTCAGCGGCCAGGCCCGACTGGGAGACAGTACGCTGCGTCTGTCACCGGCCCCCGCCGTATTCACCCTGGGCCAGCATTACCGCGTGCTGCAGGCCGACGCGGGCATCGAGGGCGATTTCACCAGGATTGATCATCGGGCGTTCTCCCCCTTTCTCAGCTTCACCCGGACCCTCGACGCCCACACAGCGGGGTTTGATGTGGCCCGCGGCCTGCCACTGGCCTCAGCCGCCAACACCGCCAACCAGCGCGCCACGGCCAGGGCCGCCGACCACCTAGCCATGTCCGAGCCGCTGGCGCAGCGCCTGACCTCGCTGTTCCCGGAGCAAGTGCGGCCTGCACTGGACCAGCTCAGCGGTGAAGTGCACGCCAGCACCCAGTCGGTCATGATCGAAAACAGTCAGTTACTGCGCGACGCAGCGCTGGCGCGTGCGCGAGGAGCACTCGACACCCCCTCCCGGCAGACAGGCAACTCACGACAAGGCCTTTGGGTACAGTCACAGCATCAAAACGGGCGCCTGGACGGTGACGGCAATGCGGCGTCCGCCAGCCACAAGCATTCAGGCGTACTGATCGGCGCCGACCACGACTTCGATCAAGGTTCCCGCGCCGGGGTGCTGCTGGCCAGCGGTCAAGTCAGCGTCAAAACCGGTGGTAGCAAAGCCACCCTCTACAGCAACCAGATCGGCCTGCATGCAGGGCATACCTGGGATGCGCTGGGGTTATACGGCGGCCTCAGCTATGGCCAGTCCCAAGTACAGACCCGGCGCCACGTCAGTTTTGCCGGGGTCGATGAAAGCCTGTCCGCCGAATACCGCAGCCAGATCCACCAGGCGTTTATCGAAGGCAACTATCGTTTGAGCCAGGGTGCATGGGATTGGCAGCCGTTTGTGCAATTTGCCAGTGTGCGCACCCGCAGTGACGGGTTCCGCGAAATCAGTGCCAGAAGCGCCTTGAAAGGCCGCACCGCCAACAGCGTGGTTAACCTGACCACCAGCGGCGTGCGCTTGAATGTGGACTTGAGCAGAACGTCGACGGGGCCCTCCTGGCTAAGCCTCAACGCCAGTGCGGCCTACACCCGCGCCAATGGCGATCTGACCCCTACGGCCGATGTCGCCTGGCAAGGGGCAAGCACGATGCGCATCGCCGGCGCACCGCTGAACAGCACAGCGTTGAACCTGAACCTGGGCGCGGTGGCACGGCTCACCCGCAGCAGCTCAGCCAGCATGAGCCTGAGTGATCAGCGCGGTGACCGTGCGCAAGAACGCAGCGTGTCGGCGCAGTATCAATTTGACTTCTGAAGACCGGGCGCAACAGCGCCCGGTCTTTCTTCAGGCCAACTGCGGTGAAGACTCATCCTCCTGAATATCGCTCACAATATCCAGGTCGTCCGGGACCCAGATCAGGAACGGGTCCTTGGCCGGCCGGTCGTCATAAGGCCGTGCGCCCTCTTCATCTGATTGGCCGGCCCGTCGAAAACCGTACACCTGGCGCCGTTCGACATGAATGCTCGGCGCCGCCCCTGCGCCACTCGAAGGCTCGATGTTCATGGCCGTTAAGGTAGCCAGCACATCCTCAATGATCTGTTGTCGGTTGAGGGTGAACGCCGAAGCGAAGCAGCGCCAGAAGCGCCAGCCCGCGCGCTCCAGAATGCGTTGGCGGCGCATGTCACTGTCCCAGCGGTCAGGCCCGTGGAAGCGGTCGCCGTCGCACTCGATGGCCAGGCGGCTGTCGTTGTCACCTTCAACCACCATGTCGATGCGATAAGCCCCCACGCCGACCTGCGGAATCACCCGATAGCCGCGCTGCGTCAGCTCATCGTACATATCGCGCTCAAAGCCCGACTCGCACAACTCCCGCAAATCGCTGACCTGGGCCGCATCCTGGGTAAAGGGCGTTTCAAAATGCTCAATCAGGCCCCGGCGCAAGCCATCGACCGCG
This genomic stretch from Pseudomonas deceptionensis harbors:
- a CDS encoding S8 family serine peptidase, producing MLSPDTRDKRPQDETIPSSLPTATSILLLAGLWTLPAQALAYHEQGNLHDAASWRSDEFKLNWGLGAIGADAAYARGLSGSGIRLGIVDTGVDLRHGEFAGKPHYALRLADPGCERETLPTDTSDGCFLSDGDRASIEYNDLPPQALAALQELVADGELTQDELTQYIDTLGTQYNGHGTHVAGIMLANRDGAGSHGVAYAANLSTVRSFSNTYNFLPPSFDNTQLVEPTPPDAFITAYARFQEQNVRAINHSWGLSTRLDTAEELDTALQGIRPGLGATLARGSQSTGVLQVFAAGNVRDQNPGESPQTAPFAGMLATLPRAMPELEPYWLSVVNVNRSLGLKAGSMRCGYSMDWCLAAPGTEVKSAIVSGEIDVEKLYDTDGEVNGFRTVADRPTFGYATYTGTSMATPHVTGALGVLMERFPYLSNTQIRDVLLTTAQDLGDPGVDDVYGWGLVDLKKAIDGPGQLRVDTTVAMDRRAGGAVVWQGGAWDDWRNDISGPGRLGKTGDGWLRLSGDNSFAGATLNGGILELDGHNRFTRDINVAGGLLRLNGTLQGTDLNVTGGIAHISGRQTDAMTRVGTAGFLSGDGTLADTQVLGTIAPGSEQRPLTVNGDYQQGPGSTLIATAGKNPDTPALQVSGQARLGDSTLRLSPAPAVFTLGQHYRVLQADAGIEGDFTRIDHRAFSPFLSFTRTLDAHTAGFDVARGLPLASAANTANQRATARAADHLAMSEPLAQRLTSLFPEQVRPALDQLSGEVHASTQSVMIENSQLLRDAALARARGALDTPSRQTGNSRQGLWVQSQHQNGRLDGDGNAASASHKHSGVLIGADHDFDQGSRAGVLLASGQVSVKTGGSKATLYSNQIGLHAGHTWDALGLYGGLSYGQSQVQTRRHVSFAGVDESLSAEYRSQIHQAFIEGNYRLSQGAWDWQPFVQFASVRTRSDGFREISARSALKGRTANSVVNLTTSGVRLNVDLSRTSTGPSWLSLNASAAYTRANGDLTPTADVAWQGASTMRIAGAPLNSTALNLNLGAVARLTRSSSASMSLSDQRGDRAQERSVSAQYQFDF